From the genome of Nicotiana sylvestris chromosome 2, ASM39365v2, whole genome shotgun sequence, one region includes:
- the LOC104229024 gene encoding uncharacterized protein, whose translation MGSDSSSNSEGCDSEGYDYEELHLLKTQKKRDITENLNDYKEIYKAMAFKDIPEARKFMKLYVLANKKVLKLRKSDKRRVRYRCIVGCPFLCLISKDGNAGVTVKTLESEHNCGTTYDNSTVDFNTIAHYFKGKLQDNPKYKVREMVLDLKRIFEFNVSHGKCNIAKKMILETLDRSFADKYNKLNVYVIELNGKCNKLNVYPGSDVVINISKNALENGKTKFLRMYVCFKVMKMEFKLGLRPFIGVDGTFLKGKVKGQLLVVVGQDAQNHVYPLAGAVIDKETKHSWNWFLQLLQGSLDLKGR comes from the coding sequence ATGGGTTCTGACTCTAGTTCTAATTCTGAGGGATGTGATTCTGAAGGATATGATTATGAAGAATTACATttactcaaaactcaaaaaaaaagagaCATAACTGAGAATCTAAATGATTACAAGGAGATATATAAAGCCATGGCCTTTAAGGACATACCAGAAGCTAGGAAGTTTATGAAGTTGTATGTTCTAGCCAATAAAAAAGTCTTAAAATTGAGGAAGAGTGACAAAAGGAGGGTTAGATATAGATGCATTGTGGGATGTCCCTTTCTTTGTTTAATATCCAAAGATGGTAATGCAGGGGTTACTGTAAAGACATTAGAGTCAGAACATAATTGTGGCACTACATATGATAATAGTACTGTTGATTTCAATACCATTGCACATTACTTTAAGGGAAAGCTACAGGATAATCCTAAGTATAAGGTAAGGGAGATGGTACttgatttgaaaagaatttttgaGTTCAATGTGAGTCATGGGAAGTGCAACATAGCAAAAAAAATGATATTGGAGACCTTAGATAGAAGTTTTGCAGATAAATACAACAAACTTAATGTTTATGTCATTGAATTGAATGGGAAGTGCAACAAACTTAATGTTTATCCAGGTAGTGATGTAgtgattaacatttcaaaaaatGCACTTGAAAATGGGAAAACAAAATTCTTGAGGATGTATGTTTGCTTCAAAGTTATGAAGATGGAGTTCAAGTTAGGGTTAAGACCATTTATTGGTGTAGATGGCACATTTCTAAAAGGGAAAGTCAAAGGTCAATTGCTAGTTGTTGTTGGACAGGATGCACAAAATCATGTTTATCCTTTGGCAGGGGCAGTTATTGATAAGGAAACAAAACATTCTTGGAACTGGTTCCTACAATTACTTCAGGGATCTCTAGACCTTAAGGGACGATAA